A genomic region of Phenylobacterium parvum contains the following coding sequences:
- a CDS encoding cytochrome P450: MAEGDSALMQSARERAAATPLDRFHVADVSHFTSDTWGPWFERLRREDPVHYCADSEYGPYWSVTRFNDIVAVDSNHEAFSSSSERGGIAIQDGYQPNALSSFIGLDPPDHDAQRRVVMPRFSTQGLAGLEPLIRSRAAAILDELPVGETFDFVDRVSVELTSQMLATLFDFPFEARRLLPQASDIILAPTGEGAEFRTNEDRQAALTPYFETFVGLWESRKGGAGDDLLSLLASDPVTRKDGQMFGYMGNVVLLTVAGSDTTRHSITGALLAFQDNPDAYDRLRADPALLDSAVPEIIRWQSPVAHMRRTATRDVELGGKTIRKGDKVIMWYVSGNRDGEVIADPDRFVIDRTRPRQHVAFGFGIHRCVGNRLAEMQLKVVWEEILRRFRRIEVVAPPRRLNSNFVKGYETLPVRILP; encoded by the coding sequence ATGGCCGAAGGCGACAGCGCCCTGATGCAATCCGCCCGGGAGCGGGCCGCGGCGACGCCGCTCGACCGGTTCCACGTCGCGGACGTCAGCCACTTCACCAGCGACACCTGGGGGCCCTGGTTCGAGCGGCTGCGGCGGGAGGATCCGGTCCACTACTGCGCCGACAGCGAGTATGGGCCCTACTGGTCGGTGACCCGCTTCAACGACATCGTCGCGGTGGATTCCAACCACGAGGCCTTTTCGTCCTCCTCCGAGCGGGGCGGGATCGCGATCCAGGACGGCTACCAGCCCAACGCACTCTCCAGCTTCATCGGCCTGGACCCGCCGGACCATGACGCCCAGCGGCGGGTGGTCATGCCCCGGTTCTCGACCCAAGGCCTGGCCGGGCTGGAGCCCCTGATCCGCAGCCGGGCGGCGGCCATCCTCGACGAACTGCCGGTGGGCGAGACCTTCGACTTCGTCGACAGGGTCTCGGTGGAGCTGACCAGCCAGATGCTGGCCACCCTGTTCGACTTTCCCTTCGAGGCGCGGCGCCTCCTGCCCCAGGCCTCGGACATCATCCTCGCCCCCACGGGGGAGGGCGCCGAGTTCCGGACCAACGAGGACCGCCAGGCGGCCCTGACGCCCTATTTCGAGACCTTCGTGGGCCTGTGGGAGTCCCGCAAGGGCGGTGCGGGGGACGACCTCTTGTCCCTGCTGGCCAGCGACCCGGTCACCCGCAAGGACGGCCAGATGTTCGGCTACATGGGCAATGTGGTCCTCCTGACCGTGGCCGGCAGCGACACGACCCGGCACTCAATCACCGGCGCCCTCCTGGCCTTCCAGGACAATCCCGACGCCTATGACCGGCTGCGCGCCGACCCCGCCCTGCTGGACTCCGCCGTGCCGGAGATCATCCGCTGGCAGAGCCCCGTGGCCCACATGCGCCGCACCGCCACCCGCGACGTGGAGCTGGGCGGCAAGACCATCCGCAAGGGCGACAAGGTCATCATGTGGTACGTCTCGGGCAACCGGGACGGCGAGGTCATCGCCGATCCGGACCGCTTCGTGATCGACCGGACCCGGCCCCGCCAGCACGTGGCCTTCGGCTTCGGCATCCACCGCTGCGTCGGCAACCGGCTGGCCGAGATGCAGCTGAAGGTGGTGTGGGAGGAGATCCTCAGGCGCTTCCGGCGCATCGAGGTCGTGGCCCCGCCGCGGCGGCTGAACTCCAACTTCGTCAAGGGCTACGAGACCCTGCCGGTCCGCATCCTGCCCTGA
- a CDS encoding entericidin A/B family lipoprotein, whose product MRKILILAAAAATLAVAGCNTIAGVGKDVQAAGSAVTKTADEAKDGVKK is encoded by the coding sequence ATGCGCAAGATCCTCATCCTCGCGGCCGCCGCGGCGACCCTCGCCGTGGCCGGCTGCAACACCATCGCGGGCGTCGGCAAGGACGTCCAGGCCGCCGGCAGCGCCGTCACCAAGACGGCGGACGAGGCCAAGGACGGCGTCAAGAAGTAA
- a CDS encoding AAA family ATPase, with product MRISIMGVSGAGKSTLAASLAERLGLERVELDALNWLPGWRDLHSEDPQAFVDRVEAATRGERWVTDGNYTICQDLIWSRATDVIWLDYPLSVSMPRLLRRTLNRAVTGRELWGTGNREHFTRWFDKDHPVWFTLRHRTRANAKREARFADPKWAGLRLHRVKSPREAEALLERMAADARA from the coding sequence ATGCGCATCTCGATCATGGGGGTTTCCGGGGCGGGCAAGTCGACCCTGGCCGCCAGCCTGGCTGAGCGGCTCGGCCTGGAGCGGGTCGAGCTGGACGCCCTGAACTGGCTGCCGGGCTGGCGCGACCTACACAGCGAGGACCCTCAGGCCTTCGTCGACCGGGTGGAGGCCGCCACACGGGGCGAGAGATGGGTCACCGACGGCAACTACACCATCTGCCAGGACCTTATCTGGAGCCGGGCCACCGACGTCATCTGGCTGGACTATCCCCTCTCGGTCAGCATGCCGCGGCTCCTAAGGCGCACGCTGAACCGGGCGGTCACGGGGCGCGAGCTGTGGGGAACGGGCAACCGCGAGCACTTCACCCGCTGGTTCGACAAGGACCATCCGGTCTGGTTCACCCTGCGCCATCGCACCCGGGCGAACGCCAAGCGCGAGGCGCGGTTCGCGGACCCGAAGTGGGCGGGCCTGCGCCTTCACCGGGTGAAGTCGCCCCGGGAGGCCGAAGCCCTGCTGGAGCGGATGGCGGCGGACGCCCGGGCATGA
- a CDS encoding CaiB/BaiF CoA transferase family protein, whose protein sequence is MAETRELATTATGPLAGIRILDLTSVVFGSYATQILGDQGAEVFKIEDPGSGRGDGGDIMRWAGHVPEGAPRDLGPIFLTINRNKRSVVVDMKDPATKPLMEALIRSCEVFATSIRYEGLKRLGLAYEDVRALRPDVVYVHAAGYGSEGPYAGEPAYDDLIQSASGLADLLPRTDGNPTPRILPTLVADKVSGLFMSQAITAGLLHRERTGEGQFIEVPMLECMTSFTLVEHLYDHAFDPPIGQWAYQRVANPNRRPYQTKDGYIGLLPYTDKQWDQFFAAAGMAESFGKDPRFSDYATRGKHIQELYGLVGEVTQTKTTQEWLDLLKPLSIPVVRTARLDDLPDDPHLSAVGFFERHEHPHAGPYLAMKPPVKFAASPSNIRRHPPRLGEHTDEVWAELGLEKP, encoded by the coding sequence CCGAGGTGTTCAAGATCGAGGACCCGGGTTCCGGGCGCGGCGACGGCGGCGACATCATGCGCTGGGCCGGCCACGTGCCCGAGGGCGCGCCCCGGGACCTGGGCCCGATCTTCCTGACCATCAACCGCAACAAGCGCTCGGTGGTGGTGGACATGAAGGACCCGGCGACCAAGCCGCTGATGGAGGCCCTGATCCGCTCGTGCGAGGTCTTCGCCACCTCCATCCGCTACGAGGGCCTCAAGCGCCTGGGCCTGGCCTACGAGGATGTCCGCGCCCTGCGTCCGGACGTCGTCTATGTCCACGCGGCGGGCTATGGCTCGGAGGGGCCCTATGCCGGCGAGCCGGCCTATGACGACCTGATCCAGTCGGCCTCCGGCCTGGCCGACCTCCTGCCGCGCACGGACGGGAACCCCACGCCGCGCATCCTGCCGACCCTGGTCGCCGACAAGGTCTCGGGCCTGTTCATGAGCCAGGCCATCACCGCCGGCCTCCTGCACCGCGAGCGCACCGGCGAGGGCCAGTTCATCGAGGTGCCCATGCTGGAGTGCATGACCAGCTTCACCCTGGTCGAGCACCTCTACGACCACGCCTTCGACCCGCCCATCGGCCAGTGGGCCTACCAGCGCGTGGCCAATCCCAACCGCCGGCCCTACCAGACGAAGGACGGCTACATCGGCCTGTTGCCCTACACGGACAAGCAGTGGGACCAGTTCTTCGCCGCCGCCGGCATGGCCGAGAGCTTCGGCAAGGACCCGCGGTTCTCCGACTACGCCACCCGCGGCAAGCACATCCAGGAGCTCTATGGCCTGGTCGGCGAGGTCACCCAGACCAAGACGACCCAGGAGTGGCTGGACCTCCTCAAGCCCCTGTCCATCCCGGTGGTGCGCACCGCCCGGCTGGACGACCTGCCCGACGACCCGCACCTGTCCGCCGTGGGCTTCTTCGAGCGCCACGAGCACCCGCACGCCGGTCCGTATCTCGCCATGAAGCCGCCGGTGAAGTTCGCCGCCTCGCCCAGCAACATCCGCCGCCACCCGCCCCGCCTGGGCGAGCACACCGACGAGGTCTGGGCGGAGCTGGGTCTGGAGAAGCCGTGA
- a CDS encoding thiolase domain-containing protein: MSLKGKAYIMGAWEHPTRDAPDKTSAQLHFESARGALADAGLSFDDVDGYFCAGDAPGFGGMSMVDYMGLRNVRHLDSTETGGSSYILHVGHAAQAIAAGKCQVALITLAGRPRQGQGGRPGGGGARPGQLSDGPPEAGFENIYGGSTHNTYGMCAMRHMHEYGTTSEQLAWIKVAASHHAQWNEHAFLKDVVTVEDVVNSRMIADPLHLLDCCVVTDGGGALIVTSPEVARSLNRPKVKVIGAGEAPKGPSGGHGLDLTYSGAVWSGPRAFEEAGVTPADIKYASIYDSFTITVLMQLEDLGFCPKGQGGRFVADGNLISGVGKLPFNTDGGGLCNNHPTNRGGITKVIEAVRQLRGEAHPKVQVANCDLAIAHGTGGSLGTRHGAATVILERE, encoded by the coding sequence ATGAGCCTCAAAGGCAAGGCCTACATCATGGGGGCGTGGGAGCATCCCACCCGCGACGCCCCCGACAAGACCAGCGCCCAGCTGCATTTCGAGAGCGCCCGCGGCGCCCTGGCCGACGCCGGCCTGTCATTCGACGACGTCGACGGCTACTTCTGCGCCGGCGACGCGCCGGGCTTCGGCGGCATGTCCATGGTCGACTACATGGGCCTGCGCAATGTCCGCCACCTGGACTCCACGGAGACCGGCGGCTCCTCCTACATCCTGCACGTGGGCCATGCCGCCCAGGCCATCGCCGCCGGCAAGTGCCAGGTGGCCCTGATCACCCTGGCCGGGCGTCCGCGCCAGGGCCAGGGCGGCCGCCCCGGCGGCGGCGGCGCGCGTCCCGGCCAGCTGTCCGACGGCCCGCCCGAGGCCGGCTTCGAGAACATCTACGGCGGCTCGACCCACAACACCTACGGCATGTGCGCCATGCGCCACATGCACGAGTACGGCACCACCTCCGAGCAGCTGGCCTGGATCAAGGTGGCCGCCAGCCACCACGCCCAGTGGAATGAGCACGCCTTCCTGAAGGACGTGGTCACCGTCGAGGACGTCGTCAATTCGCGGATGATCGCCGATCCCCTGCACCTCCTGGACTGCTGCGTCGTCACCGACGGCGGCGGCGCCCTTATCGTCACCTCGCCCGAGGTGGCCCGCAGCCTGAACCGGCCGAAGGTCAAGGTGATCGGCGCCGGCGAGGCGCCCAAGGGCCCCAGCGGCGGCCACGGCCTGGACCTGACCTATTCCGGCGCGGTCTGGTCCGGTCCCCGGGCCTTCGAGGAGGCCGGCGTCACCCCCGCCGACATCAAGTACGCCTCCATCTACGACAGCTTCACCATCACCGTGCTGATGCAGCTCGAGGACCTGGGCTTCTGCCCCAAGGGCCAGGGCGGGCGCTTCGTGGCCGACGGCAACCTGATCTCGGGCGTCGGCAAGCTGCCCTTCAACACCGACGGCGGCGGCCTGTGCAACAACCACCCCACCAACCGGGGCGGCATCACCAAGGTCATCGAGGCGGTGCGCCAGCTGCGCGGCGAGGCCCACCCCAAGGTCCAGGTGGCCAACTGCGACCTGGCCATCGCCCACGGCACGGGCGGGTCCCTCGGCACGCGCCACGGCGCGGCCACGGTCATCCTCGAGCGGGAGTAG
- a CDS encoding DUF6515 family protein, whose translation MRIRTLHLMAPVLALAVILPAEAFSQARGAARGGAPVARAAVGPGPAKRVEGPRDVRSSARSSVNAPGRGNVNVGSGGNTVVVNNGRPMDQRRYGAPPPGYRSGGYYYGGGYYYDDDDNEFLEFVGKTAAVTAGAAIVGSIITSKPTDSNGGDCKEQMSGGQVYLYCNGKYYQPVQTSGGTAYQVVNAPPK comes from the coding sequence ATGCGCATCCGAACCCTTCACCTGATGGCGCCGGTCCTGGCCCTGGCGGTCATCCTGCCGGCCGAGGCCTTCTCCCAGGCGCGCGGCGCCGCCCGGGGCGGTGCGCCCGTCGCCCGCGCGGCGGTCGGGCCCGGCCCGGCCAAGCGCGTCGAAGGCCCCCGCGACGTTCGCTCCTCGGCCCGCTCCAGCGTCAACGCCCCGGGCCGCGGCAACGTCAATGTCGGCAGCGGCGGCAACACCGTGGTGGTCAACAACGGCCGGCCCATGGACCAGCGCCGCTACGGCGCCCCGCCTCCGGGCTACCGGTCCGGCGGCTACTACTATGGCGGCGGCTACTACTATGACGACGACGACAACGAGTTCCTCGAGTTCGTCGGCAAGACCGCGGCGGTGACCGCCGGGGCGGCCATCGTCGGCTCCATCATCACCAGCAAGCCGACCGACAGCAATGGCGGCGACTGCAAGGAGCAGATGTCCGGCGGGCAGGTCTACCTCTACTGCAACGGCAAGTACTACCAGCCGGTCCAGACCAGCGGCGGCACGGCCTACCAGGTGGTGAACGCCCCGCCGAAGTAG
- a CDS encoding PaaI family thioesterase has product MSSPLTAPPEGFGPILRSSPVLDALGGFMSRGEGEELEVGLWVGPNHLNARGGLHGGVIATLMDVATGYMLVARSGGRRRLTARMTLDYRAAAGPGEWLQVFLDRTEEDGRKTLVHARLMSGERRVAEATVLFVDAPAARPG; this is encoded by the coding sequence ATGTCTTCGCCCCTGACCGCCCCGCCCGAAGGCTTTGGCCCGATCCTGCGCTCGAGCCCGGTGCTGGACGCCCTGGGCGGGTTCATGAGCCGGGGCGAGGGCGAGGAGCTGGAGGTCGGGCTCTGGGTCGGACCCAACCACCTCAACGCCCGGGGCGGCCTGCACGGCGGGGTCATCGCCACCCTGATGGACGTGGCGACGGGCTACATGCTTGTCGCCCGGTCAGGCGGCCGGCGCCGGCTCACGGCGCGGATGACCCTGGACTACCGCGCAGCGGCGGGGCCAGGCGAATGGCTGCAGGTCTTCCTCGACCGCACGGAAGAAGACGGGCGCAAGACCCTGGTCCACGCCCGCCTGATGTCGGGCGAGCGGCGGGTGGCCGAGGCGACCGTCCTGTTCGTGGACGCCCCGGCGGCCCGGCCGGGCTGA
- a CDS encoding DUF2092 domain-containing protein, which produces MPRPRTLLLAAALAGAMAPQAVLAASPPKTPAPAAAPALDPAAAAALDRMGAYLRSLKAFDVHVETASDVILNSGQRIQTERTVDYAVETPNRLAARIEGPRGVVNLTYDGAAFTVAGEDGYYAQAPLTGSISTLLGKAYTAYGIDFPLQDLFRWGDPSAVTPRPSEGFRVGSAKVGGVATDHYAFRQPGVDFQVWIDQGDKPLPRKMVITSLTDPAQPQYVAVMSWNLAPRHADGQFTFKPAPGAKKIRFRDEPAAK; this is translated from the coding sequence ATGCCTCGTCCCCGAACCCTCCTCCTCGCCGCCGCCCTTGCGGGCGCGATGGCGCCCCAGGCCGTCCTGGCGGCCTCGCCGCCGAAGACGCCGGCGCCCGCCGCCGCCCCTGCGCTCGACCCCGCGGCGGCCGCGGCCCTGGACCGCATGGGCGCCTACCTGCGCTCGCTCAAGGCCTTCGACGTCCATGTCGAGACCGCCAGCGACGTCATCCTGAACAGCGGCCAGCGCATCCAGACCGAGCGCACCGTCGACTACGCCGTCGAGACGCCGAACCGCCTCGCCGCCCGGATCGAGGGCCCGCGCGGGGTGGTGAACCTCACCTATGACGGCGCGGCCTTCACCGTCGCCGGCGAGGACGGCTACTACGCCCAGGCGCCCCTGACCGGCTCGATCTCCACCCTGCTCGGCAAGGCCTACACGGCCTACGGGATCGACTTTCCCCTGCAGGACCTGTTCCGCTGGGGCGATCCCTCGGCGGTGACGCCCAGGCCGAGCGAGGGCTTCCGCGTCGGCTCGGCGAAGGTCGGCGGCGTGGCGACCGACCACTACGCCTTCCGCCAGCCGGGCGTCGACTTCCAGGTCTGGATCGACCAGGGCGACAAGCCCCTGCCCCGCAAGATGGTCATCACCTCCCTGACCGACCCCGCCCAGCCCCAGTACGTGGCGGTGATGAGCTGGAACCTGGCCCCCCGCCACGCGGACGGCCAGTTCACCTTCAAGCCCGCGCCCGGCGCGAAGAAGATCCGGTTCCGCGACGAACCGGCCGCGAAGTGA
- a CDS encoding Zn-ribbon domain-containing OB-fold protein: protein MSEAEAKPAGRAIPAPAVTVESKPFWDAAAEGRFLIKRCTACGKAHWYPRAICPFCASDDTVWEESPGEGVIYTFSIMRRSPTGPYVIGYVTLDEGPAVLTNFVDCDPDSLKIGQRVKVRFQPTEGGPPAPVFRPA from the coding sequence ATGAGCGAAGCTGAAGCCAAGCCGGCCGGCCGGGCCATTCCCGCCCCCGCCGTCACCGTCGAGTCCAAGCCCTTCTGGGACGCCGCCGCCGAGGGCCGGTTCCTGATCAAGCGCTGCACCGCCTGCGGCAAGGCGCACTGGTACCCCCGGGCCATCTGCCCCTTCTGCGCCTCGGACGACACCGTGTGGGAGGAGAGCCCCGGGGAGGGCGTGATCTACACCTTCTCCATCATGCGGCGCTCGCCCACGGGTCCCTACGTGATCGGCTACGTCACCCTCGACGAGGGCCCGGCGGTGCTGACCAACTTCGTGGACTGCGACCCGGACAGCCTGAAGATCGGCCAGAGGGTGAAGGTGCGCTTCCAGCCCACCGAGGGCGGCCCTCCGGCGCCGGTCTTCCGTCCGGCCTGA
- the rraA gene encoding ribonuclease E activity regulator RraA, with the protein MPTLADLCDAHEDVIEVCHVPFRDFGGRAAFSGPIRTVRCFEDNALVKQALSEPGDGAVLVVDGGGSLRRSLLGDNLAADAVRNGWAGVVVFGAVRDTAELAGMDLGIKALGTCPMRTVKRGEGLRDAPVAFGGVVFVPGDILHADEDGLAVLPVEDDEA; encoded by the coding sequence ATGCCCACCCTCGCCGACCTCTGCGACGCCCACGAGGACGTGATCGAGGTCTGCCACGTTCCCTTCCGCGACTTCGGCGGCCGCGCGGCCTTTTCCGGCCCGATCCGCACCGTGCGCTGCTTCGAGGACAACGCCCTGGTCAAGCAGGCCCTGTCCGAGCCCGGCGATGGCGCGGTGCTGGTGGTGGACGGCGGCGGCTCCCTGCGCCGGTCCCTGCTGGGCGACAACCTCGCCGCCGACGCCGTGCGGAACGGCTGGGCCGGGGTGGTGGTGTTCGGCGCCGTGCGCGACACGGCCGAGCTCGCCGGCATGGACCTGGGGATCAAGGCCCTGGGGACCTGCCCCATGCGCACGGTCAAGCGCGGCGAGGGCCTGCGCGACGCCCCCGTCGCCTTCGGCGGCGTGGTCTTCGTGCCCGGCGACATCCTCCACGCCGACGAGGACGGCCTGGCCGTGCTGCCGGTGGAGGACGACGAGGCCTAG
- a CDS encoding cupin domain-containing protein, whose product MSVQATLVHEADCELEGWEEPAPGLVTWRTLFSGERTPTRGLVQGVAEVRATLATRPGLHRHAHAETYYILSGRGVIDLDGEMRPLAPGDAVFIPGDAWHAAWSEGDEPLRILYTFAADAFEDVVYEFADKG is encoded by the coding sequence ATGTCCGTCCAGGCCACCCTTGTCCACGAGGCCGACTGCGAGCTGGAGGGCTGGGAGGAGCCGGCGCCCGGCCTGGTGACCTGGCGCACCCTGTTCAGCGGCGAGCGGACCCCGACCCGGGGCCTCGTCCAGGGCGTGGCCGAGGTGCGCGCCACCCTGGCGACCCGCCCCGGCCTGCACCGCCACGCCCACGCCGAGACCTACTACATCCTCTCCGGGCGCGGGGTGATCGACCTGGACGGCGAGATGCGCCCTCTGGCGCCCGGCGACGCCGTCTTCATCCCCGGCGACGCCTGGCACGCCGCCTGGAGCGAGGGGGATGAGCCCCTGCGCATCCTCTACACCTTCGCCGCCGACGCCTTCGAAGACGTGGTCTACGAGTTCGCCGACAAAGGCTGA